AGGTCGAATATTCCTTGGGCCGGGGCTCGGATGGAGGCGTGGATTTGGTTTTGCGCAAAGATGGCCGAACATCGCTCGTCCAATGCAAACAGTGGAAGGTGTTTTCGGTGGGCGCGCCCGTCATCCGGGAAATGTTTGGCATCCTGACCGCCGAACGGGCCGACGAAGCCATCATTGCAACGTCGGGTAAATTTACCCGCGAAGCACAAAGCTTCGCCGAGGGAAAACCGATCCGGTTGGTGGACGGCCCGCAACTGCTCGCCCTCGTCCAATCCGTGCAAAGCCGACCTGACGATTCGTCGCCATCAGTCGAATCAAATTCCGATTCAACTCCCGTGCCGACCTGTCCCAACTGCGGCAAACCAATGGTGATCCGCACCGCACGGCGCGGCGGCAATGCTGGCAATCAGTTCTGGGGCTGTGCCAGCTATCCCGCCTGCAAAGGCACTCGTGAAGTTTCATCTGTTGAGGTCAAGCCATGAAATCTGGCCTTCTTCCAAACGGAC
The nucleotide sequence above comes from Candidatus Angelobacter sp.. Encoded proteins:
- a CDS encoding restriction endonuclease; the encoded protein is VEYSLGRGSDGGVDLVLRKDGRTSLVQCKQWKVFSVGAPVIREMFGILTAERADEAIIATSGKFTREAQSFAEGKPIRLVDGPQLLALVQSVQSRPDDSSPSVESNSDSTPVPTCPNCGKPMVIRTARRGGNAGNQFWGCASYPACKGTREVSSVEVKP